The following are encoded together in the Vigna unguiculata cultivar IT97K-499-35 chromosome 2, ASM411807v1, whole genome shotgun sequence genome:
- the LOC114169694 gene encoding ABC transporter G family member 21-like — MMPPQQEKTVTPDIPAIPNRPENSSVHAEPPSSAANHIHNTNNSHQQPQPQPNISAPRFSVLRQSLRPITLKFEDVSYSITFGRDKNGCVSSPKQKHTRTVLNGVTGMVGPGEVMAMLGPSGSGKTTLLTALAGRLTGKLSGAVTYNNHPFSSSMRRNIGFVSQEDVLYPHLTVIETLTYAAMLKLPRSLTREEKMEQAEMIIGELGLSRCRNNLVGGGAAVFRGISGGERKRVNIGQEMLVNPSLLLLDEPTSGLDSTTAQRIVAMLHSLALSGRTVVTTIHQPSSRLFWMFDKVVLLSDGYPIFTGQAGRAMDYFESVGFVPTLNFINPADFLLDLANGIVVDVKEDEHLNHHEDQASIKQFLVSSYKNNVYPLLKQEIQQNHRELASFSSRTFRSPENQWTTSWWEQVMVLLKRGLKERRHESFSRLRIFQVLSVSILSGLLWWHSDPLHIQDQVGLLFFFSIFWGFFPLFNAIFAFPLDRPILIKEISSGMYHLSSYYVARIVGDLPMELVLPTIFVTISYWMGGLKPSLVTFVFTLLIMLFNVLVSQGIGLALGAILMDAKQATTLASVTMLVFLLAGGYYIQQIPFFISWLKYISFSHYCYKLLVGVQYSINEVYECGPGLHCKTRDFPAIKCLGLDNLWKDVVVLTIMLIGYRVVAYLALKKVLHH, encoded by the exons ATGATGCCCCCTCAGCAAGAAAAGACTGTCACACCTGACATTCCGGCCATCCCTAACCGCCCGGAGAACAGCTCCGTCCACGCCGAACCACCTTCCTCCGCCGCCAATCACATTCACAACACCAATAATTCTCaccaacaaccacaaccacaaccaaatATTTCAGCACCCAGATTTTCTGTTCTTCGTCAATCCCTTCGCCCAATTACCCTCAAA TTTGAGGATGTTTCCTACAGCATAACTTTTGGAAGGGACAAGAATGGTTGCGTATCTTCtccaaaacaaaaacacacaagGACAGTGTTGAATGGTGTGACTGGTATGGTGGGGCCAGGGGAGGTGATGGCAATGTTGGGTCCCTCAGGTAGTGGCAAGACCACTTTACTCACTGCCCTCGCCGGCCGGCTCACCGGAAAACTCTCCGGCGCCGTAACCTATAACAACCACCCTTTCTCAAGTTCCATGAGGCGCAACATAGGGTTTGTGTCCCAAGAAGATGTGTTGTACCCTCACCTCACTGTGATCGAGACTCTAACTTACGCTGCCATGTTGAAGCTTCCGAGAAGTTTGACAAGGGAAGAGAAAATGGAGCAAGCCGAGATGATCATCGGGGAACTAGGGTTGTCCCGGTGCCGAAACAACCTCGTTGGTGGCGGCGCAGCCGTTTTCCGGGGGATTTCCGGCGGGGAGCGAAAGCGGGTCAACATAGGACAAGAGATGTTGGTAAACCCGAGTTTGTTGTTGCTCGATGAGCCAACATCCGGGTTGGACTCCACCACCGCCCAGCGCATCGTGGCAATGCTTCATAGTCTTGCTCTAAGTGGTCGAACGGTGGTGACCACCATTCACCAACCTTCGAGCAGGTTGTTTTGGATGTTTGACAAGGTGGTGTTGTTGTCGGACGGGTACCCGATTTTCACCGGGCAAGCAGGTCGGGCCATGGATTATTTTGAGTCCGTCGGGTTTGTGCCCACTTTGAATTTCATCAACCCGGCTGATTTTCTGCTTGACCTTGCTAATG GTATAGTTGTTGATGTCAAAGAAGATGAACATTTAAATCATCATGAGGATCAAGCTTCAATCAAACAATTTCTAGTTTCATCGTATAAGAATAATGTATATCCTCTTCTAAAACAAGAGATTCAACAAAATCACAGAGAACTAGCATCCTTTTCCTCAAGAACATTTCGAA GTCCTGAGAACCAATGGACCACTAGCTGGTGGGAACAAGTCATGGTTCTGCTCAAGAGAGGTTTAAAAGAGAGGAGACATGAATCTTTCTCTCGCCTAAGAATTTTCCAAGTCTTGTCTGTCTCAATTCTTTCAGGACTTCTGTGGTGGCATTCTGATCCCTTACATATACAAGATCAG GTAGGTTTGCTAttcttcttctccatcttcTGGGGTTTCTTCCCTCTTTTCAATGCCATCTTTGCTTTTCCTCTGGATCGACCTatattgataaaagaaatatcGTCAGGAATGTATCATTTATCATCGTATTATGTTGCTAGGATAGTTGGGGACTTACCAATGGAGTTAGTTCTTCCTACTATCTTTGTGACAATATCTTATTGGATGGGAGGTTTGAAGCCTTCCTTAGTGACATTTGTGTTTACTCTCTTGATCATGCTTTTCAATGTGCTAGTTTCTCAAGGAATAGGCCTTGCACTTGGGGCCATTCTAATGGATGCCAAACAAGCCACAACCTTAGCCTCAGTGACTATGCTAGTGTTTCTTTTGGCTGGGGGTTACTACATTCAGCAGATTCCATTCTTTATATCTTGGTTGAAGTACATCTCTTTTAGTCACTACTGCTATAAGCTTCTTGTAGGAGTGCAATACTCAATAAATGAGGTTTATGAGTGTGGACCAGGGTTACATTGTAAGACTAGAGATTTTCCTGCCATAAAGTGTTTAGGGCTTGATAATTTGTGGAAAGATGTGGTTGTTTTAACTATAATGTTGATTGGATATAGAGTTGTGGCATATCTAGCTTTGAAGAAGGTGTTACATCATTGA